One region of Purpureocillium takamizusanense chromosome 4, complete sequence genomic DNA includes:
- a CDS encoding uncharacterized protein (COG:S~EggNog:ENOG503NXMC) — MASVSSVHTRSHSLLLLQKLLNLRDTAASPLTLVLDSLEQPAGPLVAEFIARAKISKTKVVFLSFATLRKPRGADVLVKAAGRDLAAVRRELQAHVPAFDPAQTRAKKPSQQRAVIVIDSINNLASADAGSLAAFLSSIITPTVAVVAVYHDDVPVILPRTFNEYEPHPFTVLSHLATAVLRVSSLRQEVDRQGARDRALQEPEWGLKEGREGVIVGLRPRGSSSRAGEDGSHSGGVVIDMELRRRSGRTVAEKFILQPPAANASSSATAAAAVGRPPGKISLLTDHHIFAKPTAAAAGGGGAGGDGEQEEPESTFNLGLTEKQRKDREGIVLPYFDAQTEIGAGEGGRILYDMGREDMDDFDDEEDEI, encoded by the exons ATGGCGTCCGTCTCGAGCGTCCACACCCGCTCGCACAGCCTGTTACTGCTGCAAAAGCTCCTCAACCTGCgcgacaccgccgccagcccgctgACGCTCGTGCTCGACAGTCTGGAGCAGCCCGCGggcccgctcgtcgccgagttCATCGCGCGCGCCAAG ATCTCCAAGACCAAAGTCGTCTTCCTGTCGTTTGCCACGCTGAGGAAACCCCGCGGCGCGGATGtgctcgtcaaggccgctgGGCGGGACCTCGCGGCCGTCAGGCGCGAGCTGCAGGCTCATGTCCCGGCGTTTGATCCGGCGCAGACAAGGGCGAAGAAGCCGTCACAGCAGC gagccgtcatcgtcatcgactCCATCAACAACCTCGCGTCCGCCGACGCAGGGTCCCTGGCCGCCTTCCTGtccagcatcatcacgcccaccgtcgccgtcgtcgccgtgtaccacgacgacgtgcccgTCATCCTGCCCAGGACGTTCAACGAGTACGAGCCGCACCCGTTCACGGTCCTGAGCcacctcgccaccgccgtcctgcgcgtCTCGAGCCTGCGCCAGGAGGTCGACCGGCAGGGCGCCCGCGACCGCGCGCTGCAGGAGCCCGAGTGGGGGCTCAAggagggccgcgagggcgtcattgtcgggctgcggccgcggggcagcagcagcagggcgggcgaggatggcagccacagcggcggcgtcgtcatcgacatggagctgcggcgacgcagcgGGAGAACCGTCGCCGAGAAATTCATCCTGCAACCCCCTGCCGCCAACGCCTCATCATCcgccactgctgccgccgctgtcggaCGCCCGCCGGGTAAGATCTCCCTACTGACCGATCACCACATATTTGCGaagcccacggcggcggcggcgggtggtggcggcgcgggcggggacggcgaaCAGGAAGAGCCGGAGAGCACCTTCAACCTCGGCCTCACGGAGAAGCAGCGCAAGGACAGGGAGGGCATCGTGCTGCCGTACTTTGACGCGCAGACGGAAatcggcgcgggcgagggcgggcgaaTATTGTACGACATGGGCAGggaggacatggacgactttgacgacgaagaggacgaaaTCTGA
- a CDS encoding uncharacterized protein (EggNog:ENOG503P5J1~COG:S), giving the protein MPPRLTKRAPAKAKANNTKSAKAITKLLTHPKSVLATADLYKIFTNPTARDVLTDEEWAEITALFPPAAHPVKEQAGATSKAEESGMTQLTVAALTSDMGFRHACATYTENLAEGKHEAGWLEDAWTAHAQRKAGAFDAHLAAKFEDDWGVAPPPSPSCEGSTSWTRGGSRGSGSGTVAP; this is encoded by the exons ATGCCCCCGCGTTTGACGAAacgcgcgcccgccaaggccaaggccaacaacacaaagtcggccaaggccatcacgAAGCTCCTCACCCACCCCAAGTCCGTCCTGGCGACGGCAGATCTCTAC AAAATATTCACCAACCCAACGGCGCGCGACGTcctcaccgacgaggagTGGGCCGAGATCACGGCCTTGttcccccccgccgcgcATCCCGTCAAGGAGCAGGCCGGGGCAACCTCAAAGGCAGAGGAGTCAGGCATGACGCAgctcaccgtcgccgcgctcacCAGCGACATGGGCTTCCGCCACGCGTGCGCCACGTACACAGAGAACCTCGCCGAGGGTAAGCACGAGGCCGGCTGGCTCGAGGACGCCTGGACCGCGCACGCGCAGAGAAAGGCCGGCGCCTTTGATGCCCACCTGGCCGCCAAGTTCGAGGACGACTGGGGtgtcgcgccgccaccgtcaccgtcgtgcGAAGGCAGCACCTCGTGGACGAGGGGGGGCTCGCGCGGGAGCGGAAGCGGCACTGTTGCACCCTAG